Proteins encoded within one genomic window of Rhododendron vialii isolate Sample 1 chromosome 1a, ASM3025357v1:
- the LOC131327897 gene encoding receptor-like protein 52, with protein MVTGLNLTNYNITESIPPSICDLKNLTMLDLSYNCFTGYFPTILYNCSNLQYLDLSQNYFVGPIPSNVDRLSSSLWYIDVGANSFSGDIPRVIGRLPELRFLKLYTNEFNGSFPAEIGNLSNLEDLSMPYNPLFTPAKIPPEFGKLKKLTFLWITQANLIGEIPGNFSGLSSLEWLDLSSNDLEGPIPKALFQLKNLSVAYLYSNRLTGGIPTPIQSLNLTKIDLSNNNLSGSIPEDFGKLQQLEFLHLHFNLFSGEVPASIGLLPALTTLSLRSNLLQGPLPIAPPFLRRFLISNNSLSGEISSLICSVRYLEILDLSHNKLSGAVPQCLGNFSSVLSVLNLRSNGFTGTIPLAFAKPNHLRSLDLSGNHFEGPLPRSLVNCRSLEVLNVGNNKVNDTFPNWLETLSELQVLVIRSNRFHGPINTVMSEFSFSKLRIVDLSYNEFNGHLPTSYFENFQAMKNTTIPSKQYMNVGDSYYHYSLMVTMKGLEIQLVKILTIFTTIDFSSNNFSGEIPNAIGKLNSLILLNFSHNTLTSHIPASLGNLTNLESLDISFNQLMGKIPSQLTSLTFLAVLNLSWNRLHGPIPRGKQFATFENGSYAGNLGLCGFPLSKECQDNWTKVQPQVLQHEEDDSDFDGHFWKVVVIGFGCGMTLGLFLGSLMFLIGRPRFFVKLAERKLPKKVIRLRRKSFIVVTTVCNLVYKSVLDIVGRLDGKMTKKLTSLGVGVCLGVCKKLTSLGVSKKRTSLGVSKKISRPNSYYSRTTSCGCLFRQFQSQTPNTWNTIAMKTKCNKMQEALHIKGHVSMAQNCPAKLNENRKKSLVGCYNKYCNNVSPYRTHVVAGEILDPCLEGKKTLLRSFSLGTEIAVGGAVWWGVVAVVIKVPFYGLYCVSAALVAVVAVAVKVLIKVFGCRHAV; from the exons ATGGTCACCGGACTTAACCTAACTAACTACAATATCACCGAATCAATCCCACCGTCCATTTGTGACCTAAAAAACCTGACCATGCTTGACCTTTCCTACAATTGCTTCACAGGATATTTCCCCACAATTCTTTACAACTGTTCAAACCTCCAGTACCTAGACCTCTCCCAAAACTACTTCGTGGGTCCCATCCCGTCCAATGTTGACCgcctctcctcctccctctgGTACATTGACGTTGGCGCCAACAGCTTCTCCGGTGACATCCCGAGGGTGATCGGCCGGTTGCCGGAGCTGCGGTTCTTGAAGTTGTACACGAACGAGTTCAACGGCAGTTTTCCGGCTGAAATCGGAAACCTGTCGAATTTAGAGGATCTGAGCATGCCTTACAATCCCCTGTTTACTCCGGCAAAAATTCCGCCGGAGTTTGGAAAACTGAAGAAACTGACTTTCTTGTGGATCACCCAAGCCAATTTAATCGGCGAAATACCAGGAAACTTTTCGGGTTTGTCGAGTCTTGAGTGGTTGGATTTGTCTTCTAATGATTTAGAGGGTCCAATTCCAAAAGCTCTGTTTCAACTGAAAAACTTGAGTGTTGCTTATTTGTATAGCAATCGATTAACAGGTGGAATTCCGACCCCTATCCAGTCATTGAACTTGACCAAGATCGATTTATCAAATAATAATTTGAGTGGATCAATTCCAGAGGATTTTGGGAAGTTACAGCAGTTGGAGTTTTTGCATCTGCATTTCAATCTATTTTCCGGCGAAGTTCCGGCAAGCATCGGACTACTTCCGGCACTGACGACATTGAGTCTTCGTTCCAATTTGCTTCAAGGACCTCTTCCTATTGCACCCCCCTTCCTACGAAGATTTTTGATCTCAAACAACAGTCTTAGCGGAGAGATTTCGTCATTGATTTGCAGTGTGAGATACCTTGAGATTCTTGATTTGTCTCACAACAAATTGAGCGGTGCAGTTCCACAATGTTTGGGAAATTTTAGTAGTGTTCTCTCGGTTTTGAATCTGCGCTCCAACGGATTTACGGGAACCATTCCCTTGGCATTTGCAAAGCCCAACCATTTACGAAGTCTCGATTTGAGTGGAAATCATTTTGAAGGACCACTTCCAAGATCTTTGGTAAATTGTAGAAGCTTGGAAGTTCTAAACGTGGGAAACAACAAGGTTAATGATACATTTCCAAATTGGTTGGAGACTCTTTCTGAGTTGCAGGTTCTTGTCATACGATCCAACCGATTTCATGGTCCTATAAACACTGTAATgagtgaattttctttttctaagcTTCGAATTGTTGACCTCTCTTACAATGAGTTCAATGGCCATTTGCCAACGAGCTACTTCGAAAATTTCCAAGCTATGAAGAACACAACTATTCCTAGCAAACAATACATGAATGTGGGGGATAGTTATTATCATTATTCTCTCATGGTAACAATGAAGGGACTTGAGATCCAACTGGTGAAAATTTTGACTATCTTTACAACGATTGACTTTTCATCCAACAATTTCAGTGGAGAGATTCCAAATGCCATTGGAAAGCTCAATTCCCTCATACTGCTTAATTTTTCTCATAATACTCTTACTAGTCATATTCCAGCATCTTTGGGGAACTTGACAAACCTTGAATCATTGGACATATCTTTTAACCAGCTAATGGGGAAAATTCCAAGCCAATTAACAAGTTTGACGTTTCTTGCGGTCTTGAACCTTTCGTGGAATCGTCTCCATGGACCCATACCCAGGGGTAAACAATTTGCTACATTTGAGAATGGTTCATATGCCGGGAACTTAGGATTATGTGGGTTTCCATTGTCAAAGGAATGTCAAGATAATTGGACAAAAGTACAGCCACAGGTGTTACAACATGAGGAAGATGATTCAGATTTTGATGGACATTTTTGGAAAGTTGTGGTGATAGGGTTCGGGTGTGGAATGACACTGGGACTCTTTCTAGGATCTCTCATGTTCTTAATTGGTAGACCTAGATTCTTTGTCAAACTTGCTGAAAGAAAATTGCCTAAGAAGGTGATAAGATTGAGGA GAAAAAGCTTTATTGTGGTGACTACTGTTTGCAATCTAGTCTATAAGTCTGTG TTAGATATCGTTGGAAGACTCGATGGGAAAATGACCAAGAAACTGACGAGTTTGGGTGTGGGTGTTTGTTTAGGTGTATGCAAGAAACTGACGAGTTTGGGTGTGAGCAAGAAACGGACGAGTTTGGGTGTGAGCAAGAAAATAAGCCGGCCCAATTCGTATTACAGTCGGACAACTTCTTGTGGGTGTTTGTTTAG GCAATTCCAGTCACAAACTCCCAATACTTGGAACACAATAGCCATGAAAACAAAGTGCAATAAGATGCAAGAGGCATTACATATAAAGGGTCACGTAAGCATGGCTCAAAATTGTCCTGCCAAGCTAAATGAAAACAG GAAAAAATCGTTAGTTGGATGCTACAACAAGTACTGCAATAACGTCTCGCCCTATAGAACTCAT GTAGTGGCTGGTGAGATATTGGACCCCTgtttagaagggaaaaaaacactTCTTCGTTCTTTC TCTCTTGGGACGGAGATAGCAGTTGGTGGTGCTGTATGGTGGGGTGTGGTTGCTGTGGTGATCAAGGTTCCGTTCTATGGTCTTTACTGTGTCTCGGCTGCCCTTGTCGcagtggtggcggtggcagtGAAGGTCTTGatcaaagtttttgggtgtAGACATGCTGTTTGa